In one Lycium barbarum isolate Lr01 chromosome 7, ASM1917538v2, whole genome shotgun sequence genomic region, the following are encoded:
- the LOC132601794 gene encoding LRR receptor-like serine/threonine-protein kinase RGI5 → MEKMTTSQHFVTYFFIIFFFFVVLVNSLSSDGQALLSLLKAADNPYAKSSSFVLSSWNASSSTPCSWQGISCSPLQRVISVSLPNTFLNLSYLPFELSSLSSLQLLNLSSTNTSGSIPSSFGSFTHLRLLDLSSNSLTGPIPSELGKLTSLQFLFLNSNRLTGKIPQELANLSSLEILCLQDNLLNGSIPKQLSSLVSLQQFRIGGNPQLSGEIPAELGLLTNLTMFGVAATGLSGVIPHTFGNLVNLQTLAVYDTEVFGSIPRELGMCSELRNLYLHMNKLTGPIPPQLGKLQKLTTLLLWGNSLTGPVPAELSNCSSLVVLDVSANDLSGEIPGEIGNLEVLEQLHLSDNALTGAIPMQLSNCSSLTALQLDKNQLSGTIPEEVGKLKYLQSFLLWGNSVSGTIPAAFGNCTELYSLDLSRNNLTGSIPEEIFSLNKLSRLLLLGNSLTGKLSPSVGKCQSLVRLRLGENQFSGPIPKEIGQLQNLVFLDLYMNNFSGELPSEIDDITVLELLDVHNNYLTGEIPSSLGELLNLEQLDLSENSFTGEIPWSFGNLSYLNKLIVSNNLLTGPIPKSFSSLQKLTLLDLSSNSLSGGISPEIGYMTGLTISLDLSSNCFTGELPETLSGLTQLQSLDISHNMLSGRITILSFLTSLTTLNVSYNNFSGPIPVTPSFRTLTSNSFLDNLLLCESIDGSTCSSHITRRTGLKSVKAIVLVAVIVTFVAIAVVATWCILTRKHRYEFEKSPGMSASAIGAEDFSYPWTFIPFQKLSCTVDNILECLKDENIIGKGCSGVVYRAEMPNGELIAVKKLWKTKKEDEPVDSFAAEIQILGHIRHRNIVKLIGYCSNKSVKLLLYNYISNGNLNQLLQSNRNLDWEIRYKIAVGSAQGLAYLHHDCVPAILHRDVNCNNILLDSKFEAYLADFGLAKLMNSPNYHQAMSRVAGSYEYGYTVNITEKSDVYSYGVVLLEILSGRSAIEPQIGDGLHIVEWVKKKMGSFEPAVTILDSKLRGLPDQMVQEMLQTLGIAMFCVNSSPTERPTMKEVVALLMEVKSPPEESGKTSQPLINQSTHS, encoded by the exons atggagaagatgacaacaAGCCAGCATTTTGTCACCTATTTTTTcattattttcttcttctttgtagTATTAGTGAACTCTTTGTCCTCTGATGGACAAGCTTTGCTCTCTCTTCTCAAAGCAGCTGATAACCCTTATGCAAAATCATCATCATTTGTACTTTCTTCTTGGAATGCTTCAAGTTCAACTCCATGTTCTTGGCAAGGCATTTCTTGTTCTCCTCTACAAAGGGTTATTTCAGTTTCTCTTCCAAATACATTCCTCAATCTCTCTTATTTACCCTTTGAACTTTCTTCACTTTCATCCCTTCAGCTTCTCAATCTTTCTTCTACAAATACATCTGGTTCAATCCCTTCATCTTTTGGTTCATTTACACATCTTAGGCTTCTTGATCTTTCTTCCAACTCTCTTACAGGACCTATTCCTTCAGAACTTGGTAAACTCACCTCACTTCAGTTCCTTTTCTTGAATTCAAACAGATTGACTGGTAAAATCCCACAAGAATTAGCCAATCTTTCTTCACTAGAAATCCTCTGTCTCCAAGATAATCTCCTTAATGGGTCGATTCCTAAACAGTTATCCTCCTTGGTGTCACTTCAACAATTCAGGATCGGTGGAAATCCACAGTTATCTGGTGAAATACCTGCAGAATTAGGCCTACTTACAAATTTAACCATGTTTGGTGTCGCGGCCACTGGACTTTCCGGGGTTATTCCACACACATTTGGTAATCTAGTTAATCTTCAAACTCTGGCAGTTTATGATACTGAAGTTTTTGGTTCAATACCGCGAGAACTTGGGATGTGTTCAGAGCTGAGGAACTTGTATTTACACATGAATAAGCTTACTGGTCCAATCCCTCCACAGTTGGGAAAGTTACAAAAGCTTACTACTTTGCTTTTATGGGGAAATTCCCTTACTGGCCCTGTCCCGGCTGAGCTTTCGAATTGCTCATCCCTTGTGGTTCTTGATGTCTCTGCAAACGACTTGTCTGGTGAAATTCCGGGTGAGATAGGAAACCTAGAGGTACTTGAACAGCTTCACTTATCTGATAATGCACTTACTGGTGCTATTCCAATGCAGTTGAGTAATTGTAGCAGCTTAACAGCTCTTCAGTTGGATAAGAACCAATTATCAGGCACTATTCCCGAGGAAGTCGGTAAGTTGAAGTACTTACAGAGTTTTTTACTCTGGGGAAATTCGGTTTCAGGTACCATCCCAGCTGCTTTTGGAAACTGTACTGAACTGTATTCACTTGACCTCTCAAGGAACAATCTTACTGGTTCAATACCTGAAGAGATATTCAGTTTGAATAAGCTGAGTAGGTTGTTGCTTCTTGGAAATTCGTTAACAGGAAAATTGTCTCCGAGTGTGGGGAAATGTCAGTCTCTGGTAAGGTTGAGGCTTGGCGAAAACCAGTTTTCTGGACCAATACCGAAGGAGATAGGACAGCTGCagaatcttgtgtttcttgatttatacATGAACAATTTCTCTGGTGAATTGCCTTCTGAAATTGATGACATTACGGTTCTTGAGCTGTTGGATGTGCATAACAATTACCTTACCGGGGAAATACCATCATCATTGGGAGAGCTCCTGAATTTAGAGCAGCTTGATCTCAGCGAAAACAGCTTCACCGGTGAGATTCCATGGAGTTTTGGTAATCTTAGTTACTTGAACAAACTTATTGTCAGCAATAATCTGCTTACTGGTCCAATACCAAAGTCATTTAGCAGCTTGCAGAAGTTAACTCTACTTGATTTGAGCTCTAACAGTTTATCTGGTGGAATTTCACCTGAGATTGGTTACATGACAGGCTTAACAATCAGTTTAGATTTGAGCTCAAACTGTTTCACAGGTGAACTCCCTGAGACGTTATCTGGATTGACACAGCTGCAATCTCTTGATATTTCTCATAATATGCTGAGCGGAAGGATCACAATTCTAAGCTTCTTGACCAGTCTCACTACTCTAAATGTATCGTATAATAATTTCTCGGGGCCTATTCCCGTAACACCCTCTTTTAGAACTCTAACATCAAACTCTTTTCTTGACAATTTACTCCTGTGTGAATCAATTGATGGTTCAACTTGTTCTTCACATATAACTAGACGGACCGGATTGAAGTCTGTAAAAGCCATAGTTTTGGTTGCAGTAATTGTGACTTTTGTAGCCATAGCAGTCGTGGCAACGTGGTGTATTTTGACAAGGAAGCATAGATATGAATTTGAGAAATCCCCAGGCATGTCAGCGTCTGCAATAGGGGCGGAAGATTTTTCTTATCCATGGACTTTCATCCCCTTCCAGAAACTCAGTTGCACCGTTGACAACATCTTGGAATGCCTGAAAGACGAAAACATTATTGGCAAAGGCTGTTCGGGAGTTGTTTATAGAGCAGAAATGCCAAATGGCGAGTTGATTGCAGTGAAGAAGCTctggaaaacaaagaaagaagacgAACCAGTAGATTCTTTTGCTGCTGAGATTCAAATTCTCGGTCACATAAGGCATCGGAACATAGTGAAGCTCATTGGATATTGTTCAAACAAGAGTGTTAAGCTTCTTCTGTACAACTACATTTCAAACGGTAATCTTAACCAGCTCTTGCAAAGTAATAGGAACTTGGATTGGGAAATCAGGTACAAGATTGCTGTTGGATCAGCACAAGGACTTGCTTATCTTCACCATGACTGTGTGCCAGCAATTCTTCATAGAGATGTCAACTGCAACAACATACTCCTCGACTCCAAATTCGAGGCTTATTTAGCAGATTTTGGACTTGCAAAGCTAATGAATTCTCCAAATTATCACCAAGCTATGTCCAGAGTAGCAGGCTCTTATG AATATGGATACACAGTGAACATAACAGAAAAGAGCGATGTCTATAGTTATGGAGTGGTGCTGCTGGAAATATTGAGTGGACGTAGCGCGATTGAACCTCAGATTGGTGATGGACTACACATTGTCGAGTGGGTAAAGAAGAAGATGGGAAGCTTTGAACCAGCTGTTACAATTCTTGATTCCAAGCTACGGGGTTTACCGGATCAAATGGTGCAAGAAATGCTACAAACACTTGGAATAGCTATGTTCTGTGTGAATTCATCACCTACTGAAAGGCCAACTATGAAGGAAGTGGTGGCACTTTTAATGGAAGTGAAGAGCCCACCTGAAGAATCTGGAAAAACTTCTCAGCCTTTAATAAATCAGTCAACTCATAGTTGA
- the LOC132602463 gene encoding 3-ketoacyl-CoA synthase 6-like, with translation MSTILSQGKFKPVVPDYTTAFEHLCIHTGGKAVIEQVGRVLKLNDEVTKPARMTLNRFGNTSSNLVFYELAYFEAKKRVKKGDRMWMIAFGSLVWKWIQDSTDQDSDNPWNDCIDNYPLKAW, from the exons ATGTCTACAATATTATCCCAAGGCAAATTCAAGCCAGTGGTTCCTGATTATACAACAGCATTCGAACACTTATGTATACACACAG GTGGCAAGGCAGTAATAGAGCAAGTTGGTCGAGTTTTAAAATTGAACGATGAAGTGACAAAGCCAGCAAGAATGACTTTGAACAGATTTGGTAACACGTCTAGTAACTTAGTGTTTTATGAGTTGGCTTATTTTGAAGCAAAAAAAAGAGTGAAAAAAGGAGACAGGATGTGGATGATTGCGTTTGGGAGTTTGGTGTGGAAGTGGATTCAAGATTCAACTGATCAAGATTCTGATAACCCTTGGAATGACTGCATAGATAATTATCCATTGAAGGCTTGGTGA